Proteins from one Brevibacillus humidisoli genomic window:
- a CDS encoding YrzI family small protein, giving the protein MVFHFLFFTVRIERRVKTFEERYAHYRRDQQLREWEEAHRMEAARLPRMF; this is encoded by the coding sequence ATGGTTTTTCACTTTTTGTTCTTTACCGTAAGGATTGAGCGCAGAGTCAAAACGTTTGAAGAGCGTTACGCCCACTACCGACGGGATCAGCAGTTGCGAGAATGGGAAGAGGCTCATCGGATGGAGGCTGCCCGATTGCCGCGCATGTTTTAA